A region of Lycium barbarum isolate Lr01 chromosome 3, ASM1917538v2, whole genome shotgun sequence DNA encodes the following proteins:
- the LOC132633839 gene encoding uncharacterized protein LOC132633839 yields the protein MTPTLEEITGFMGMGSKLQGSDLRNKRPIVPKRVDGTKFLNYLKINKMEEASLESGWVSLEFLYERYGQEDGFEKCLGQLNNKGEIETWKIHRRFAFMVAFLGCIVFPERDKQIDIRLAGVVQALTTMDNLTLIPMILGDIFRALTKCKEGAIYFEGCNILLQIWFLEHFYRHHFAPKFNADWVNYMTEHEERVEKCDLPIGIKACEEKLSKLTADKIIWNYHWFPAHEVICMSSHHPFLVLIGLRGVQPYAPLRVMQ from the coding sequence ATGACACCGACCCTAGAAGAAATTACGGGCTTCATGGGGATGGGCTCTAAGCTCCAAGGTTCTGATCTTCGTAATAAAAGACCCATAGTTCCGAAACGGGTGGATGGAACTAAGTTTTTGAATTATTTAAAAATCAATAAGATGGAGGAAGCAAGTTTGGAAAGCGGTTGGGTTTCTTTGGAGTTTTTATATGAAAGGTATGGGCAAGAAGACGGATTTGAGAAGTGTTTGGGTCAACTTAACAACAAAGGGGaaatcgagacatggaaaatacATAGACGCTTTGCTTTCATGGTTGCATTCCTAGGCTGTATTGTTTTCCCTGAGCGAGATAAACAAATTGATATTCGTCTAGCTGGAGTAGTGCAGGCATTGACTACGATGGATAACCTCACTCTTATACCCATGATTCTTGGGGACATCTTCCGAGCACTGACCAAATGTAAAGAAGGTGCTATATATTTTGAGGGATGCAACATTCTTTTACAAATTTGGTTTCTTGAACACTTCTATCGTCATCATTTTGCACCAAAATTCAATGCTGATTGGGTGAACTACATGACCGAGCATGAAGAAAGGGTCGAGAAGTGTGATTTACCAATTGGTATCAAAGCCTGTGAGGAAAAACTCTCTAAGTTGACTGCTGATAAGATTATTTGGAACTACCACTGGTTCCCCGCACATGAAGTCATTTGTATGTCCTCACACCATCCTTTTCTAGTACTAATTGGGCTCAGGGGTGTCCAACCTTATGCCCCACTTCGGGTTATGCAATAG